The Acidianus manzaensis genome has a window encoding:
- the lysS gene encoding lysine--tRNA ligase, with protein MKWDEIRLKIIDELRSKGINPYPQKYNITHTIHQIRQIPKDPQHEKSHEPFIFDISTAGRVANIRRHGKASFVDIFDEGEKLQLYLRINELGDKYEEFFHYIGRGDIIGVKGDLFYTTKGELTLLVKEYELLSKALIEPPDWTKLSTEFRYAHRYVDFLYNSNARRNMELRFKIITEIRNFLNSKGFIEVETPILQPVYGGALARPFKSKVNYLDEEWYLRISLELYLKRYIVGGFDKVYEIGKVFRNEDIDVTHNPEFTLMELYWAYADYNDIMELTETMIREVAKKTLNSTTIKYRIGEKDYDIDLSQFKKITMLDSLSEALGKNIDSFTDDQLKDLMNKYGLIPRGNLYIRGLMIEKLFDKLVTPNLIQPTFVTDYPIETTPLCKPHRSKEGLVERFELYVTGVELANAYTELNDPILQDKLFREEQEMMKRGDQEAHPYDKDFIRALSYGMPPTGGLGIGIDRLVMLLTNNQSIKEVIPFPMISAKLIEED; from the coding sequence GTGAAATGGGACGAAATAAGGCTAAAAATCATTGATGAATTAAGATCTAAAGGAATTAATCCTTATCCACAAAAGTATAATATAACACATACTATACATCAGATAAGGCAAATTCCTAAAGATCCACAGCATGAAAAATCTCATGAACCTTTTATATTTGATATTAGTACTGCAGGCAGAGTTGCTAACATAAGAAGGCATGGAAAAGCATCATTTGTCGATATTTTTGATGAAGGTGAAAAGCTCCAATTATATCTAAGAATAAATGAACTTGGAGACAAATATGAAGAATTCTTCCATTATATAGGAAGAGGAGATATAATAGGAGTAAAAGGAGACCTATTTTATACTACAAAAGGAGAATTGACTTTACTAGTAAAAGAATATGAGCTTTTAAGCAAAGCGTTAATAGAACCTCCAGATTGGACAAAGTTAAGTACTGAATTTAGATATGCTCATAGATACGTAGATTTTCTTTATAATAGTAATGCTAGGCGCAATATGGAATTACGATTTAAAATAATAACCGAAATCAGGAATTTCTTAAACTCTAAAGGCTTTATTGAAGTAGAAACTCCTATACTTCAGCCAGTATATGGAGGAGCACTAGCTAGGCCATTCAAATCTAAAGTGAATTATCTTGATGAAGAATGGTATCTTAGAATATCCTTAGAATTATATTTAAAGAGGTATATAGTAGGAGGTTTTGATAAGGTTTATGAAATAGGAAAAGTGTTCAGAAATGAAGATATTGATGTAACGCATAATCCTGAATTTACTTTAATGGAACTTTACTGGGCTTATGCAGATTATAATGATATAATGGAACTTACTGAAACTATGATCAGAGAAGTCGCTAAAAAAACATTGAATTCAACAACTATAAAGTATAGAATAGGTGAAAAAGACTACGATATAGACCTATCCCAGTTCAAAAAAATAACTATGCTTGATTCTCTAAGTGAAGCCTTAGGTAAGAACATTGATAGTTTTACTGATGATCAATTAAAAGACTTAATGAATAAATACGGGCTAATACCAAGAGGGAACTTATATATTAGAGGACTAATGATAGAAAAATTATTTGATAAGCTAGTTACTCCTAACTTAATTCAACCAACATTTGTCACTGATTATCCAATAGAAACTACACCATTATGTAAACCACATAGGTCTAAAGAAGGCTTAGTGGAAAGATTTGAACTTTATGTTACTGGTGTAGAATTAGCTAATGCATATACTGAACTTAATGATCCTATATTGCAAGATAAATTATTTAGAGAAGAACAAGAAATGATGAAAAGAGGAGATCAAGAAGCTCATCCATATGATAAAGACTTTATAAGGGCATTATCTTATGGAATGCCTCCTACAGGTGGTTTAGGTATAGGTATTGATAGATTAGTTATGTTATTAACTAATAATCAAAGCATAAAAGAAGTAATACCATTCCCTATGATTAGCGCAAAATTAATAGAAGAAGATTAA
- a CDS encoding TIGR00304 family membrane protein: MRLSILGIGLLIIFIGFALVFIGSITSVPTTTSTTSTAVGGLVLIGPFPIFFGYGNTNLLFPLVIFGIIFTIIAIIFYVLTFYMFKRSQEGKI, encoded by the coding sequence ATGAGATTATCTATTTTAGGAATAGGGTTATTAATTATATTTATAGGATTTGCATTAGTTTTTATAGGTAGTATAACATCTGTACCTACTACAACATCTACTACATCTACAGCAGTAGGAGGTCTTGTATTAATAGGCCCATTTCCTATATTTTTTGGATATGGTAATACAAATTTACTATTTCCGCTAGTAATCTTCGGTATTATATTTACTATAATAGCGATAATTTTCTATGTATTAACGTTTTACATGTTCAAAAGATCTCAGGAAGGTAAGATATAA
- a CDS encoding translation elongation factor, translated as MYYGNVVTVISSDKEKSKLIAENLGKLHENEKIQIYYRKKENYIRSVLIPRDYPEKILDAAEAITLSSYCIFYLPTTPSWIDGEIALLISANNCKGEIISDLPAENIKKLFKGLPIENFPVVNSPSDFEEKEKDKGIIYIDKAFVVKGVGVVVTGFSYTTVKVHDKLKAIPIGKDVEIKSIQVLDEDQEEVEPGIRIGFALRNVKEDEMKDTFLLIKNEIKISKTIKGKIFTFPWSTINDQGNYHFVSNGVSVMGKLKMIDNATVEISLNDEIPISERFLVIDVNAKQGKPRIVGYITPI; from the coding sequence GTGTATTACGGAAATGTAGTTACTGTAATTTCATCAGATAAAGAAAAATCCAAATTAATAGCAGAAAATCTAGGTAAACTCCATGAGAACGAAAAAATACAAATATATTATAGAAAAAAAGAAAATTACATTAGATCAGTCTTAATACCAAGAGATTATCCAGAAAAAATACTAGATGCAGCAGAGGCAATAACATTATCTTCATATTGTATATTTTATTTGCCTACTACTCCAAGTTGGATTGACGGAGAAATAGCACTTTTAATTTCTGCAAATAATTGCAAGGGAGAAATAATAAGTGATCTTCCAGCTGAAAATATTAAAAAATTATTTAAAGGTTTACCAATAGAAAATTTCCCAGTTGTTAATTCTCCATCAGATTTCGAGGAAAAAGAGAAGGATAAAGGTATTATATATATAGATAAGGCGTTCGTGGTTAAAGGAGTAGGGGTAGTAGTAACAGGATTTTCATATACTACAGTAAAAGTTCATGATAAACTTAAAGCAATACCTATTGGAAAAGACGTAGAAATCAAAAGTATTCAAGTATTAGATGAAGATCAAGAAGAAGTAGAACCAGGCATAAGAATAGGATTTGCCTTAAGAAATGTAAAAGAAGATGAGATGAAGGATACGTTTTTACTAATAAAAAATGAAATAAAAATATCTAAAACAATAAAAGGAAAGATATTTACTTTTCCTTGGTCTACTATTAATGATCAAGGGAACTATCATTTTGTAAGTAATGGAGTATCAGTTATGGGTAAATTAAAAATGATAGATAATGCTACAGTAGAAATATCATTAAATGACGAAATTCCTATATCGGAAAGATTTTTAGTAATAGACGTTAATGCAAAGCAAGGAAAACCTAGAATAGTAGGATATATAACTCCAATTTAA
- a CDS encoding transcription initiation factor IIB — MSEKDSQGSSICPQDKIIFDADRGEYICSETGEVIEERIIDQGPEWRAFTPEEKEKRSRVGGPLNQTIHDRGLSTLIDWKDKDAIGRNLDPKRRLEVLRWRKWQIRARIQSSIDRNLAQAMNELERIGNLLGLPKSVKDEAALIYRKAVEKGLVRGRSIESVVAASIYASCRRIKIARTLDEIAQYTKANRKEVARCYRLLLRELDVEVPVSDPKDYVTRIGSLLGLSGASMKSAAEILEKAKNVGLTAGKDPAGLAAAAIYIAALTNDERRTQKEIAQVAGVTEVTVRNRYKELIQELKIEIQNQ; from the coding sequence ATGAGCGAAAAAGATTCTCAAGGGTCATCCATTTGTCCACAAGATAAAATAATTTTCGATGCAGATAGGGGAGAATATATTTGCAGTGAAACTGGTGAAGTAATAGAGGAAAGAATAATTGATCAAGGTCCTGAATGGAGGGCCTTTACCCCAGAAGAAAAAGAAAAAAGAAGTAGAGTTGGAGGGCCTTTAAATCAAACTATTCATGATAGAGGTTTATCTACCCTTATAGATTGGAAAGATAAAGACGCAATTGGAAGAAATTTAGACCCTAAGAGAAGATTAGAGGTTTTAAGATGGAGAAAGTGGCAAATAAGGGCCAGAATTCAATCATCTATAGACAGAAATTTAGCACAAGCAATGAATGAATTGGAAAGAATTGGAAATCTTTTAGGATTACCTAAATCAGTAAAAGATGAAGCTGCACTAATTTATAGAAAAGCAGTAGAAAAAGGTTTAGTAAGAGGAAGAAGTATAGAAAGTGTAGTAGCAGCATCTATCTATGCATCATGCAGAAGAATAAAAATAGCTAGAACCCTAGATGAAATTGCTCAATATACTAAAGCTAATCGTAAGGAAGTCGCTAGATGCTATAGACTATTATTAAGAGAATTAGATGTTGAAGTTCCAGTTAGCGATCCTAAAGACTACGTAACAAGAATTGGGTCATTATTAGGTTTAAGCGGAGCATCAATGAAATCTGCAGCAGAGATTCTAGAAAAAGCTAAGAATGTTGGTCTTACTGCTGGTAAAGATCCAGCAGGCTTAGCTGCAGCTGCTATATATATAGCTGCATTAACTAACGATGAAAGAAGAACTCAAAAGGAGATAGCACAAGTAGCTGGAGTTACCGAAGTTACTGTAAGAAATAGATATAAGGAGTTGATCCAAGAATTAAAAATAGAAATACAAAATCAATAA
- the yciH gene encoding stress response translation initiation inhibitor YciH gives MADNFCGGLPQDICEQLNKEEQFIKIRLEKRRYGKEVTVIEGIDSGENDLKKIASELKSKLAAGGTVKNGRIEIQGDHREKAKEILMKLGFPESNIMVIE, from the coding sequence ATGGCGGATAATTTCTGTGGAGGACTACCACAAGATATATGTGAACAATTAAATAAAGAAGAACAATTTATAAAGATAAGATTAGAAAAAAGAAGATATGGAAAAGAAGTTACTGTAATTGAAGGTATAGATAGTGGAGAAAATGATTTAAAGAAGATAGCTTCTGAGTTAAAGTCAAAATTAGCCGCAGGAGGGACTGTAAAAAATGGGAGAATAGAAATTCAAGGAGATCATAGAGAAAAAGCAAAGGAAATACTAATGAAACTAGGATTTCCAGAAAGTAATATAATGGTAATAGAATAA
- a CDS encoding DNA-directed RNA polymerase subunit P, with product MDKYRCGRCGKTFDDDKLKVLPGVRCPYCGYNIIYMIRKPTVKVIKAI from the coding sequence ATGGATAAATATAGATGTGGAAGATGTGGAAAAACATTCGATGATGATAAATTAAAAGTACTGCCGGGTGTCAGATGTCCATATTGTGGATATAATATAATTTATATGATAAGAAAACCCACAGTAAAAGTAATTAAGGCAATTTAG
- the speB gene encoding agmatinase → MNDPRLLYLNSLSRNFAGFNNDKSPFTIIGIPMDITSSFRPGSRFAPSAIRDAATNIEFYSLRTGIDMGDIGFNDVGDIALHPSDVEENVKRIKDVISFFSDQGKIPISIGGEHSITIGTAQGTKADCVISFDAHLDLRDDYLGYKYDHACVMRRLTESGLKIIEIGNRAVSKEELEYAKNAEIPFITSNIVQMIGPREVARKIINFTTECKRIYITYDMDAIDPSFAPGVATPEPEGLSPSIILDIVNLIADKRVVGFDIVEITPSYDPTGITSILGAKMIMETAAIIKSKLP, encoded by the coding sequence ATGAACGATCCTAGATTATTGTACTTAAATTCTCTAAGTCGAAATTTTGCAGGATTTAACAACGATAAGTCTCCATTTACAATCATAGGAATTCCAATGGATATTACAAGCAGTTTTAGGCCAGGTAGTAGATTTGCTCCATCTGCAATAAGAGATGCAGCTACTAACATAGAATTTTATTCATTAAGAACTGGCATAGATATGGGAGATATAGGATTTAATGATGTAGGAGATATTGCTTTACACCCTTCAGATGTAGAAGAAAATGTAAAAAGAATTAAAGATGTTATAAGTTTCTTCAGTGATCAAGGTAAAATTCCTATTTCAATAGGAGGAGAACACAGTATAACTATAGGTACAGCTCAAGGTACAAAGGCTGATTGTGTAATAAGTTTTGATGCACATCTAGATTTAAGAGATGATTATCTTGGGTATAAGTATGATCATGCTTGCGTAATGAGAAGATTAACAGAAAGTGGATTAAAAATTATAGAAATAGGAAATAGAGCAGTAAGTAAAGAAGAGCTAGAATATGCAAAAAATGCAGAAATTCCTTTTATAACTTCAAATATAGTTCAAATGATAGGACCTAGAGAAGTCGCAAGAAAAATAATTAATTTTACTACAGAATGTAAGAGAATTTACATTACTTATGATATGGATGCTATAGATCCGTCATTTGCTCCAGGAGTTGCTACCCCAGAACCAGAAGGTCTATCACCATCAATTATTCTTGACATTGTTAATTTGATAGCAGATAAAAGAGTTGTAGGATTTGACATAGTAGAAATAACTCCTTCATATGATCCAACAGGGATAACATCAATCTTAGGTGCAAAAATGATTATGGAGACTGCTGCTATAATAAAATCTAAATTGCCTTAA
- the glyS gene encoding glycine--tRNA ligase: MEKILELAKRRGIFWPSYEIYGGVAGLYDIGPIGSRIMNKIIQLWKKIFIQENSDFVVEIETPMITPQKVFEASGHLEKFTDPIVECNKCHRVYRADHLVEQILKINAEGMSTQELTNIIKDKNIKCPTCGGDLGDVRNFNLLFSTNIGPYSGTTGFLRPETAQGMFTAFKRVYETSRQKLPLGIAQIGRVARNEISPRQGLLRMREFSIMEIEFFIDPEDTNVPIDKYADMKLNILPADLKIKGEKPISIKIDEAIAEKIVLNPWMAYWMATANKFVKELGIQEDKIYFEDKLPNERAHYSSQTFDQIIILGEDKVEISGHAYRGDYDLSRHSKYSGQDLSVFKKYDKPKIVKKKIIILNKDKLNSEGKEFNKELMKKISGLSPEEVEKILHEKILGKEISEFVTIGEREEKEQGKKFFPHVVEPSFGVERCLYISIYNAYREKKDRVILSLPKAIAPYEVAVFPLLEKEELINKAKEIYDLLKDKFDTIYDDSGSIGKRYARADEIGIPYAITVDQQTIEDNSVTIRDRDTWNQIRVNEKELISSLDKLFRGEKVQQ, from the coding sequence ATGGAGAAAATCCTTGAGTTAGCTAAAAGAAGAGGAATTTTTTGGCCCTCATACGAAATATATGGAGGAGTAGCTGGACTTTATGATATTGGACCTATTGGAAGTAGAATAATGAATAAGATTATACAATTATGGAAAAAAATCTTCATACAAGAAAATAGCGATTTTGTTGTTGAAATAGAAACACCCATGATAACACCTCAAAAGGTATTTGAGGCTAGTGGACATTTAGAAAAATTCACTGATCCAATAGTAGAATGCAACAAATGCCATAGAGTCTATAGAGCTGATCATCTAGTAGAACAAATATTAAAAATAAATGCTGAAGGAATGTCAACTCAAGAATTAACTAATATAATTAAAGACAAAAATATAAAATGTCCAACATGTGGAGGAGATTTAGGAGACGTAAGGAATTTTAATTTATTATTTTCAACAAACATAGGTCCTTATTCTGGTACTACAGGCTTTCTTAGACCAGAAACTGCACAGGGAATGTTTACAGCATTCAAAAGAGTATATGAAACTAGCAGACAAAAATTACCTCTTGGAATAGCACAAATAGGTAGAGTAGCAAGAAACGAGATTTCTCCTAGACAAGGATTATTAAGAATGAGAGAATTCAGTATTATGGAAATAGAATTCTTTATAGATCCTGAAGATACCAACGTTCCTATTGATAAATACGCTGATATGAAACTAAACATACTACCAGCAGATCTAAAAATTAAAGGAGAAAAGCCAATATCTATAAAAATAGATGAAGCGATAGCTGAAAAAATCGTTCTTAATCCTTGGATGGCATATTGGATGGCTACAGCAAATAAATTTGTAAAAGAATTAGGTATTCAAGAAGATAAAATATACTTTGAAGATAAACTTCCAAATGAGAGAGCTCATTACTCTAGTCAGACATTTGATCAAATAATAATCCTAGGAGAGGATAAAGTTGAAATTTCTGGGCATGCCTATAGAGGAGATTATGATCTATCAAGACATTCAAAATATAGTGGTCAAGATTTATCAGTATTTAAAAAGTACGATAAACCAAAGATTGTAAAGAAAAAAATTATTATATTGAATAAAGATAAATTAAATTCTGAGGGTAAAGAATTCAATAAAGAATTAATGAAAAAAATTAGTGGCTTGTCTCCAGAAGAAGTAGAGAAAATATTGCATGAAAAAATACTTGGAAAAGAAATAAGCGAATTTGTTACTATCGGAGAAAGAGAAGAAAAAGAGCAAGGTAAGAAATTCTTCCCTCATGTAGTTGAGCCATCTTTTGGAGTTGAAAGATGCTTGTATATATCAATATATAATGCTTATAGAGAGAAAAAAGATAGAGTAATATTATCATTACCTAAAGCCATTGCACCTTATGAAGTTGCAGTATTTCCTCTCTTAGAAAAAGAGGAATTGATAAATAAAGCAAAAGAGATTTACGATTTACTAAAGGATAAATTTGATACTATTTACGATGATTCTGGAAGTATAGGAAAGAGATATGCTAGAGCAGATGAAATAGGCATTCCATACGCTATTACAGTTGATCAACAAACTATTGAAGATAATTCAGTAACTATAAGAGATAGAGATACATGGAATCAGATTAGAGTTAACGAAAAAGAATTAATTAGTTCTTTGGACAAGTTATTTAGAGGAGAAAAGGTTCAACAATAG
- a CDS encoding phosphate transport regulator, with amino-acid sequence MSIAHLTLEERLQQISIKVVDEVRVTYEFLSSSNKLNPMQVYAKVNGIKNSIENEKYLLGEYIIKIKEGLEDKDLYMEILDNLEKIAQNIDAATYRISVLLTRDSKLDEVLNKVLITMCEKIIASITHLIEAFKELSINTKKTIEEARNIIKLEEDVDDLYRNLELKLFEKNYDDLVYVMLMKDIADRLEDSEDMIRDSANSITYIAFGRI; translated from the coding sequence ATGAGTATCGCACATCTAACTTTAGAAGAGAGACTTCAACAAATTTCAATAAAAGTTGTTGATGAAGTTAGAGTAACTTATGAATTCCTTAGTAGTTCTAACAAGTTAAATCCAATGCAAGTATATGCCAAAGTTAATGGAATAAAAAATAGTATAGAAAATGAAAAGTACCTTTTAGGGGAATATATAATTAAAATAAAAGAAGGGTTAGAAGATAAAGATCTTTATATGGAAATATTAGATAATTTAGAAAAAATTGCTCAAAATATTGATGCCGCGACTTATAGAATTAGCGTATTACTAACCAGGGATTCTAAATTAGATGAAGTATTAAATAAGGTTCTGATTACTATGTGCGAAAAAATAATTGCTTCTATTACTCATCTAATTGAAGCATTTAAAGAATTATCAATTAATACTAAAAAAACTATAGAAGAAGCTAGAAATATTATAAAACTCGAAGAAGATGTCGATGACCTTTATAGAAATCTTGAGTTAAAGCTATTTGAAAAAAATTATGATGATCTAGTTTACGTTATGCTTATGAAAGATATTGCAGATAGGCTTGAAGACAGTGAAGATATGATTAGAGACTCAGCAAACTCTATTACCTATATAGCCTTTGGTAGAATTTAA
- the endA gene encoding tRNA-intron lyase, giving the protein MIRGYLFADRVVIFNIDDARKIYSLGYYGKPLGFSKPKKADDINTPLELSLIEALYLVRTSKLEIIHNSKILSLQEFFEYAKNKINRFEILYLIYNDLRDKGFIVRSGIKFGADFAVYTLGPGIEHAPYVVIALDAKTKVLANELMSFGRVSHSTRKKLILGIVDSTTKNIRYVMFKWVKL; this is encoded by the coding sequence ATGATAAGAGGATATTTGTTTGCTGATAGAGTAGTAATTTTTAATATAGATGATGCTAGAAAAATATATTCGCTGGGATATTATGGTAAACCATTAGGATTTTCAAAGCCAAAAAAAGCAGATGATATAAATACTCCACTCGAACTCTCCTTAATAGAAGCATTATATTTAGTTAGAACAAGTAAGTTAGAAATAATTCATAATAGTAAGATACTTAGTTTACAAGAATTTTTCGAATATGCAAAAAATAAAATAAATAGATTTGAGATTTTATATTTAATATATAACGATTTAAGAGATAAGGGATTTATAGTTAGATCTGGAATAAAATTCGGTGCAGATTTTGCAGTATACACGCTTGGACCAGGTATAGAACATGCACCATATGTTGTAATAGCATTAGATGCTAAGACAAAAGTGTTAGCAAATGAGCTGATGAGTTTTGGTAGAGTATCACACAGTACAAGAAAAAAATTAATCTTAGGTATAGTAGATTCTACAACTAAAAATATAAGATACGTAATGTTTAAATGGGTGAAATTATAG
- a CDS encoding UbiX family flavin prenyltransferase has translation MVKEARANETKTTKKRKKVIIGVSGSSGIIYGIRAIEFLSKEGYDTYVIITKPAIKVAEDENGIDLLSEVNKFSKNVFTEDQIDAPMASSSFTVITKGMIIIPCSINTLAYIASGITSNLLTRTAINFLRTKGRLVLVIRETPLGEIELQNALKVTRAGGIIMPASPGFYTKPKTVDDIINFIVGKSIDLLGIRNNLYHRWSK, from the coding sequence ATGGTTAAAGAAGCAAGAGCAAATGAAACAAAGACAACAAAAAAACGCAAGAAAGTTATTATAGGAGTTTCTGGTTCTAGCGGGATAATATATGGAATAAGAGCTATCGAATTTCTAAGTAAAGAAGGATATGACACTTATGTCATCATCACTAAACCTGCAATAAAAGTTGCAGAAGATGAAAATGGTATAGACTTACTTTCTGAAGTGAATAAGTTCTCAAAGAACGTCTTTACTGAGGATCAAATAGACGCACCAATGGCTAGTTCTAGTTTCACTGTCATAACTAAAGGGATGATCATAATACCGTGTAGTATAAATACGTTAGCATATATTGCATCTGGTATTACATCAAATTTACTAACTAGAACTGCAATTAATTTTCTAAGAACAAAAGGAAGATTAGTATTAGTAATAAGAGAAACGCCATTAGGTGAGATAGAATTACAAAACGCATTAAAAGTAACTAGAGCTGGTGGTATAATAATGCCTGCCTCTCCTGGTTTCTATACTAAACCAAAAACTGTAGACGATATAATAAATTTCATAGTAGGAAAATCTATTGACTTACTTGGAATAAGGAATAATCTTTATCATAGATGGTCTAAATGA
- a CDS encoding sulfide-dependent adenosine diphosphate thiazole synthase, with product MDSIRIKQVDEVKISRYILKYTLEDWNNIVESDAVIVGAGPSGMTAAYYLAKAGLKTVVFERRLSFGGGIGGGAMQFHKLVIETPADEVLKEFGISLTKAEEGVYIVDSAEFMAKLASKAIDAGAKIIHGISVDDVIFRENPLRVAGVAVEWTGTQMSGLHVDPLFISSKAVVDATGHDAEVISVASRKVPELQISIPGEKSAYSSIAEELVVENSGKVVPGLYAAGMAVCEIKALPRMGPIFGAMVLSGKKVAEDIIRDLSNT from the coding sequence ATGGACTCTATAAGAATTAAACAAGTTGATGAAGTGAAGATCTCAAGGTATATTTTAAAATACACATTAGAGGACTGGAATAATATTGTTGAAAGTGATGCAGTGATAGTAGGAGCAGGACCATCAGGAATGACTGCAGCATATTACTTAGCTAAGGCTGGACTAAAGACAGTAGTTTTTGAAAGAAGACTGAGTTTTGGAGGAGGTATAGGAGGAGGTGCAATGCAATTTCATAAATTAGTGATAGAGACTCCAGCAGATGAAGTATTAAAAGAATTTGGCATTTCATTAACTAAAGCAGAAGAAGGAGTTTACATTGTTGATAGCGCAGAATTTATGGCTAAATTAGCTTCTAAAGCTATAGATGCCGGTGCAAAAATAATTCACGGAATTAGTGTAGATGATGTGATTTTTAGAGAGAATCCATTAAGAGTAGCTGGAGTGGCAGTAGAATGGACAGGAACTCAAATGTCTGGATTACATGTAGATCCATTATTCATATCATCTAAAGCAGTAGTCGATGCTACTGGACATGATGCTGAAGTAATTTCAGTTGCATCAAGAAAAGTTCCAGAATTACAAATTTCTATACCAGGTGAAAAGTCAGCATATAGCTCTATAGCTGAAGAGTTAGTAGTGGAAAATTCCGGAAAAGTAGTTCCAGGATTATATGCTGCAGGAATGGCAGTATGTGAAATAAAGGCATTACCGAGAATGGGACCTATATTCGGAGCTATGGTATTGTCAGGCAAGAAAGTTGCAGAAGATATAATAAGAGATTTGAGTAACACTTAA
- a CDS encoding 30S ribosomal protein S24e codes for MSQAQQVKISDKVQGVIERDISNKVVGRRELTIKLFHIGAGTPSREEIKNAISSLLNSQKDLIVVRKISTSYGSGTSIARIHVYDKKEIMEKFEPKHLLNRGTSAKKEGGESGKEKSS; via the coding sequence ATGAGTCAAGCTCAACAAGTTAAAATTTCAGATAAAGTTCAAGGTGTAATTGAAAGAGACATAAGCAATAAAGTAGTAGGCAGAAGAGAACTAACTATTAAGCTATTCCATATTGGAGCAGGAACTCCTTCAAGAGAAGAGATAAAAAATGCTATATCATCATTACTAAATAGTCAAAAAGATCTAATTGTTGTTAGAAAAATTTCTACTAGTTACGGCTCTGGAACTAGTATCGCTAGAATTCATGTATATGATAAAAAAGAAATTATGGAAAAATTTGAACCAAAACATTTATTAAATAGAGGCACTTCTGCAAAGAAAGAAGGTGGAGAAAGTGGCAAAGAAAAATCAAGTTAA
- a CDS encoding 30S ribosomal protein S27ae, whose protein sequence is MEALLQRKKVEKVAKKNQVKASVRLYYEVENNEVKLKNKKCPRCGSVMAHHLKPKERWSCGKCGYTEFVTGKK, encoded by the coding sequence ATAGAGGCACTTCTGCAAAGAAAGAAGGTGGAGAAAGTGGCAAAGAAAAATCAAGTTAAAGCATCTGTAAGACTTTACTATGAAGTAGAGAATAATGAAGTAAAATTGAAAAATAAAAAATGTCCTAGATGTGGAAGTGTTATGGCGCATCATCTAAAACCTAAAGAAAGATGGAGTTGTGGTAAATGCGGATATACCGAATTTGTTACGGGGAAAAAGTAA